A stretch of the Archangium violaceum genome encodes the following:
- a CDS encoding VUT family protein, whose amino-acid sequence MEQRRIEGFLYLAGFGASIPLSNWMIGHIGVVCPGTGPCLLPVGPGILAPSGVLIVGIAFVLRDLVQRRLGKGWTLLAIGLGALLSAVLAPPQLVVASSGAFAISELADFAVYTPLQRRGLVLAVLASSLVGLVVDSVLFLQLAFGGLDFLLGQVLGKAWMVLLSLPLVAWLRRRDERLGIQPA is encoded by the coding sequence ATGGAACAGCGTCGAATCGAGGGGTTCCTCTATCTGGCGGGCTTCGGGGCCTCGATTCCTCTCTCCAACTGGATGATCGGTCACATCGGGGTGGTGTGCCCGGGCACTGGTCCCTGCCTGCTTCCCGTGGGGCCCGGCATCCTGGCTCCGAGCGGGGTCCTCATCGTTGGCATCGCCTTCGTGCTGCGCGACCTGGTGCAGCGCCGGCTGGGCAAGGGCTGGACGTTGCTGGCCATCGGACTGGGCGCGTTGCTCTCGGCGGTGCTCGCTCCGCCGCAGCTGGTCGTCGCCTCGAGCGGCGCCTTCGCCATCTCGGAGCTGGCCGACTTCGCCGTCTATACCCCGTTGCAGCGGCGGGGCCTGGTGCTGGCCGTGCTCGCCAGCAGCCTCGTCGGCCTCGTCGTGGACAGTGTCCTCTTCCTCCAGCTCGCCTTCGGCGGTCTCGACTTCCTGTTGGGGCAGGTGCTGGGCAAGGCGTGGATGGTGCTGCTGTCGCTGCCCCTGGTGGCCTGGCTGCGGCGCCGGGACGAGCGGCTCGGCATCCAGCCGGCCTGA
- a CDS encoding 50S ribosomal protein L11 methyltransferase produces MANLRDLPRQAWGDLQSRLFHLPLVGTLRNLLADAPELSSPVPRDTGLVDAERVAAYQRAIERYVKPGQVVVDVGTGSGLRAFLAARRGPSKLYAVDGSRNLDTARWVARRNGLSDIQFVRADSSRFQPSGKVDVLLHEQVGDALFDTGLVPKLLGLRDRILVNGGRILPNRFEVFFEPVQLREEARLPFIWNQRLPDVDFSCLQMLRDTMSPSYFTRFIRPQDVERRLCDAEPAFALDLETLRAGSLPTRLRLERPVVREGRVDGLCLFYRAGFDSELSFDTFPERPRACTPVLLLRVDPREFARYETIRLELSLPELSDITTWRWSFV; encoded by the coding sequence ATGGCGAACCTGAGAGACCTGCCGCGTCAGGCCTGGGGAGACCTGCAGTCGAGGCTGTTCCACCTGCCGCTGGTGGGCACGTTGCGCAACCTGCTCGCGGACGCGCCGGAGCTGTCGAGTCCGGTGCCTCGGGACACGGGACTGGTGGATGCGGAGCGGGTGGCCGCGTACCAGCGCGCCATCGAGCGTTACGTGAAGCCGGGCCAGGTGGTGGTGGACGTGGGGACGGGCAGCGGACTGCGCGCCTTCCTCGCCGCCCGACGTGGGCCGAGCAAGCTGTACGCGGTGGATGGCTCGCGCAACCTGGACACGGCGCGTTGGGTGGCCCGGCGCAACGGGCTGTCGGACATCCAGTTCGTCCGCGCGGACAGCTCGCGCTTCCAGCCCTCGGGCAAGGTGGACGTGCTGCTGCACGAGCAGGTGGGGGACGCGCTCTTCGACACGGGCCTGGTGCCGAAGCTGCTGGGGTTGAGGGATCGGATCCTCGTGAATGGGGGCCGCATCCTGCCCAACCGCTTCGAGGTCTTCTTCGAGCCGGTGCAGCTGCGCGAGGAGGCGCGTCTGCCCTTCATCTGGAACCAGCGGCTGCCGGATGTGGACTTCAGCTGCCTGCAGATGCTGCGGGACACGATGAGCCCCTCGTACTTCACCCGCTTCATCCGGCCGCAGGACGTGGAGCGGCGGCTGTGCGACGCGGAGCCCGCCTTCGCGCTCGATCTGGAGACGCTGCGCGCGGGCTCGCTGCCGACTCGTTTGCGGCTGGAGCGGCCGGTGGTGCGCGAGGGACGCGTGGACGGCCTGTGCCTCTTCTACCGGGCCGGCTTCGACTCCGAGCTGTCCTTCGACACCTTCCCCGAGCGGCCGCGGGCCTGTACTCCGGTGCTCCTGCTGCGGGTGGATCCCCGGGAATTTGCCCGCTACGAGACGATCCGCCTGGAGCTGTCGTTGCCGGAACTGTCGGACATCACCACATGGCGGTGGAGCTTCGTGTGA
- a CDS encoding WS/DGAT/MGAT family O-acyltransferase: MSERMHHADAAWLQMEEPTSLMVITAVLWFDEPVHLERLKDVVRERLVERYPRFRQRVVPGGLWGSARWEDDADFRLENHLRRTRLPAPGGRAALEALVSESMSTPLDSSRPLWSLHVIQDHAAGGALLLRVHHCIADGISLARVLLALTDEHAAGGGRREDFEEAEDASGRLARLLRGARTVMGSTRAAWKRGAELLAEPIQLMDLAVEGARSASALSRLLTLMQDPPSPFTGELGREKRVAWSQPVPVGKVREIGHGSGSTVNDVVMAVVAGMLRRYVEARGQSPEDVRAVVPVNLRPLREPLPRELGNRFGVVFLPLPLGLADPVERLWALKRRMDGLKRSPEAAVVFGMLSAAGMAPAPVERMAVDVMRKKASLVLTNVPGPKRPVYLAGARLAGVMFWVPMAARLGLGLSIFSYAGHVTLGVAADAGLVPEPRELIADFEEELDALAEAVRKAGRSPPLH, from the coding sequence ATGTCCGAGCGGATGCACCACGCCGACGCCGCGTGGCTCCAGATGGAGGAGCCCACGAGCCTCATGGTCATCACCGCGGTGCTCTGGTTCGACGAGCCCGTGCACCTGGAGCGGTTGAAGGACGTGGTCCGCGAGCGGTTGGTGGAGCGCTACCCCCGCTTCCGGCAGCGGGTGGTGCCGGGAGGGCTGTGGGGGAGCGCGCGCTGGGAGGATGACGCCGACTTCCGTCTGGAGAACCACCTGCGGCGCACGCGGCTGCCGGCACCCGGAGGCCGCGCCGCGCTGGAGGCGCTGGTCTCCGAGTCCATGAGCACGCCCCTGGACTCCTCCCGGCCGCTGTGGTCGCTGCACGTCATCCAGGACCATGCGGCCGGGGGCGCGTTGCTGCTGCGCGTGCACCACTGCATCGCGGATGGCATCTCGCTGGCGCGGGTGCTGCTGGCACTCACGGACGAGCACGCCGCTGGCGGCGGGCGCAGGGAGGACTTCGAGGAAGCGGAGGACGCCTCGGGGCGGTTGGCCCGGCTGCTGCGGGGAGCGCGCACGGTGATGGGCTCGACGCGGGCGGCATGGAAGCGGGGCGCGGAGCTGCTGGCCGAGCCCATCCAGCTCATGGATCTGGCGGTGGAGGGGGCGCGAAGTGCCTCCGCGCTGAGCAGGCTGCTGACGCTGATGCAGGACCCTCCGTCACCCTTCACGGGCGAGCTCGGGCGGGAGAAGCGGGTGGCCTGGTCCCAGCCGGTACCGGTGGGGAAGGTGAGGGAGATCGGCCACGGCAGCGGGAGCACGGTGAACGACGTGGTGATGGCGGTGGTGGCGGGGATGCTGCGCCGCTACGTGGAGGCGCGGGGACAGTCGCCGGAGGACGTGCGGGCGGTGGTCCCGGTGAATCTGCGGCCGTTGAGGGAGCCCCTTCCGAGGGAGCTGGGCAACCGGTTCGGGGTGGTGTTCCTGCCCCTGCCGCTCGGGTTGGCGGACCCGGTGGAGCGGCTGTGGGCGCTGAAGCGGCGGATGGACGGCCTGAAGCGCTCGCCGGAGGCGGCGGTGGTATTCGGAATGCTGTCCGCGGCGGGAATGGCGCCGGCGCCCGTGGAGCGCATGGCGGTGGATGTGATGAGGAAGAAGGCCTCGCTGGTGCTGACGAACGTGCCGGGGCCGAAGCGGCCGGTGTACCTGGCGGGCGCGAGGCTCGCGGGCGTGATGTTCTGGGTGCCCATGGCGGCGCGGTTGGGGCTGGGCCTGAGCATCTTCAGCTACGCGGGGCACGTGACGCTGGGCGTGGCGGCGGACGCGGGCCTGGTGCCGGAGCCGCGGGAGCTCATCGCGGACTTCGAGGAGGAGCTCGACGCCCTGGCCGAGGCGGTGAGGAAGGCGGGACGTTCCCCACCGCTCCACTGA
- the rsgA gene encoding ribosome small subunit-dependent GTPase A → MSMDEHALEKLGWGPTFQEAWSARASEGEEPARIAADYGVEYVLYSARGDLRATVPGRLRMAIRKGESVRPVVGDWVAFEPRIQEGTSLIQAVLPRRTQLARKAAGRIDEEQVVAANVDVVFLVSALTRDLNPRRLERYLALAWDSGAQPVVVLTKADLCEDVAAARESIAALAPDVPLHTVSSVTGEGLDALWQYIGGNRTVALIGSSGVGKSTLINRLVGTARMVVGEVREDDKGRHTTTHRELFVLPQGGLVIDTPGMRELGLMESEEGLRTAFVDIEELAAGCRFNDCRHEKEPGCAVQQALRNGQLAPERLENYHKLVVEVARQERQRDAQAQKKATRAPNDFQKKRGR, encoded by the coding sequence ATGAGCATGGACGAGCACGCCTTGGAGAAACTCGGCTGGGGGCCCACCTTCCAGGAGGCCTGGAGCGCCCGCGCGAGCGAAGGAGAGGAGCCGGCGCGCATCGCCGCCGACTACGGCGTGGAGTACGTCCTGTACTCGGCGCGTGGGGACCTGAGGGCCACCGTCCCGGGGCGGCTGCGCATGGCCATCCGCAAGGGAGAGTCCGTGCGCCCGGTCGTCGGGGACTGGGTTGCCTTCGAGCCCCGCATCCAGGAGGGCACGTCCCTCATCCAGGCCGTGCTCCCCCGGCGCACGCAGCTCGCCCGCAAGGCCGCTGGCCGGATCGACGAGGAGCAGGTCGTCGCCGCCAACGTGGACGTGGTCTTCCTCGTCTCCGCGCTGACGCGGGACCTGAACCCGCGGCGGCTCGAGCGCTACCTGGCGCTCGCCTGGGACAGCGGAGCCCAGCCCGTGGTGGTCCTCACCAAGGCCGACCTGTGCGAGGACGTGGCGGCGGCCCGCGAGAGCATCGCCGCGCTGGCCCCGGACGTCCCCCTCCACACCGTGAGCAGCGTCACCGGCGAGGGCCTGGACGCGCTCTGGCAGTACATCGGCGGCAACCGGACGGTGGCGCTCATCGGCTCGTCCGGCGTGGGCAAGTCCACGCTCATCAACCGCCTGGTGGGCACGGCGCGCATGGTGGTCGGCGAGGTGCGCGAGGACGACAAGGGCCGGCACACCACCACCCACCGCGAGCTGTTCGTGCTGCCGCAGGGAGGCCTCGTCATCGACACGCCGGGCATGCGCGAGCTCGGGCTGATGGAGAGCGAGGAGGGCCTGCGCACCGCCTTCGTGGACATCGAGGAACTGGCGGCCGGGTGCCGCTTCAACGACTGCCGTCACGAGAAGGAGCCCGGGTGCGCCGTCCAGCAGGCGCTCCGGAACGGGCAGCTGGCCCCGGAGCGCCTGGAGAACTACCACAAGCTCGTCGTGGAAGTGGCCCGCCAGGAGCGCCAGCGCGACGCGCAGGCCCAGAAGAAGGCCACGCGCGCCCCCAATGACTTCCAGAAGAAGCGCGGCCGCTGA
- a CDS encoding sigma-54-dependent transcriptional regulator, with amino-acid sequence MAELLKGSVLLVDDDPAVAKVLGALLGQAGLTVHTATQGQEALALLGRKPIDVVVSDVRMPGMSGMELLAEVGRTWPDVPVILLTAHGTVPLAVEAMKAGAADFALKPFDREEILFSIRKALLRAQQQQEGMRPLVKEASGFVGQSTAMAEVQALLTRAATGTATVLLRGESGTGKELAAKAVHDASPRRGGPFVKLHCAALPDTLLESELFGYEKGAFTGAATRKPGRVELANGGTLFLDEIGDITPQVQVKLLRLLQEREFERLGGTQTLKVDVRFVAATHRNLEEMVRKGEFREDLFYRLNVVPVWMPPLRARTEDIEPLVRHFLDVHAKANGRPPFTLTPDGLAALRAQPWPGNVRQLQNFIERLVVLSDGPLLTGDEVMREVARQPGIVPVAPAPEPVSPSLSIAAVPTAGSTNGEGRTLESQRKEMERQALVDALKRAGDNRTLAARLLGISRRTLYNKLEEHGLL; translated from the coding sequence GTGGCCGAGCTGCTCAAGGGAAGCGTGTTGCTGGTGGATGATGACCCGGCCGTGGCCAAGGTGCTCGGCGCGCTGCTGGGCCAGGCGGGGCTCACCGTGCACACGGCCACCCAGGGCCAGGAGGCGCTCGCCCTGCTGGGCCGCAAGCCCATCGACGTGGTGGTGAGCGACGTGCGCATGCCCGGAATGAGCGGCATGGAGCTGCTCGCCGAGGTGGGACGCACCTGGCCGGACGTGCCCGTCATTCTCCTCACCGCGCATGGAACCGTGCCACTGGCCGTGGAGGCCATGAAGGCGGGCGCCGCGGACTTCGCCCTCAAGCCCTTCGACCGGGAGGAGATCCTCTTCAGCATCCGCAAGGCGCTCCTGCGGGCCCAGCAACAGCAGGAGGGCATGCGCCCCCTGGTGAAGGAGGCCAGCGGCTTCGTGGGCCAGAGCACCGCCATGGCCGAGGTGCAGGCGCTGCTGACGCGAGCGGCCACGGGCACCGCCACGGTGCTGCTGCGCGGCGAGTCCGGCACGGGCAAGGAGCTGGCCGCCAAGGCGGTGCACGACGCCAGCCCCCGGCGCGGCGGACCCTTCGTGAAGCTGCACTGCGCGGCCCTGCCGGACACCCTGCTGGAGAGCGAGCTGTTCGGCTACGAGAAGGGCGCCTTCACCGGCGCGGCCACGCGGAAGCCCGGCCGCGTGGAGCTGGCCAACGGCGGAACCCTCTTCCTGGACGAGATCGGCGACATCACCCCGCAGGTGCAGGTGAAGCTGCTGCGGCTGTTGCAGGAGCGCGAGTTCGAGCGGCTCGGCGGCACGCAGACGCTGAAGGTGGACGTGCGCTTCGTGGCGGCCACGCACCGCAACCTCGAGGAGATGGTGCGCAAGGGCGAGTTCCGCGAGGACCTCTTCTACCGGCTCAACGTGGTGCCGGTATGGATGCCCCCGCTGCGGGCCCGGACCGAGGACATCGAGCCCCTCGTGCGGCACTTCCTCGACGTGCACGCGAAGGCCAATGGCAGGCCGCCCTTCACCCTGACGCCGGACGGGCTCGCCGCCCTGCGCGCCCAGCCATGGCCCGGCAACGTGCGCCAGTTGCAGAACTTCATCGAGCGCCTCGTGGTGCTCTCCGATGGGCCCCTCCTCACCGGCGACGAGGTGATGCGCGAGGTCGCGAGGCAGCCGGGCATCGTCCCGGTGGCGCCCGCGCCCGAGCCCGTGAGTCCCTCCTTGAGCATCGCGGCCGTGCCCACGGCGGGAAGCACGAATGGCGAGGGGCGCACCCTGGAGTCACAGCGCAAGGAGATGGAGCGGCAGGCGCTGGTGGACGCATTGAAGCGAGCCGGGGACAACCGCACCCTCGCGGCGCGCCTGCTCGGCATCAGCCGACGCACCCTCTACAACAAGCTCGAGGAGCACGGGCTGCTCTAG
- a CDS encoding two-component system sensor histidine kinase NtrB, translating to MTQAWISLGACAGLLALAGLALVRVGRSPMALPLSVLCIALSTWNFADFALAHSGEAGWRLIATGAALMSAPSAMHFILSFVGERRRLSAVMFSAYGVFGVLAITTLVGLGSARVAAAVASRGFAVAVLALSAPLLLGGFGLLTWHLRREVRSTERTRAGLLLTGLALLVTLLGTDLVAVLGTDVPRLGNLGTLLGLPAIAVVALRLRLFGRELSNVHAMYALLLALMGVLSYLAVFQMFAAQYGALVVGTAAITLALLAITRRGVIAFVAQRERLEQMATLGRFSAQMAHDLKNPIAALKGAAQYLKVEHAQGRPWDDKGEFLDLLLEQVERLDRVVSTYQRLGRVEPLMQPLDMNQLVASVLSLQTFTGRPEVELRRELTVDLPRCAGDWDLLANALENLVRNAFEAMPRGGTLTLRTRLEGTGVELSVEDTGEGMNVRTRERAFDDFYTTKATGSGLGLAFVRRVVEAHGGQVTLTSHEGRGTTVTLRLPASDECAGALLEREAEPWPG from the coding sequence ATGACCCAGGCGTGGATCAGCCTCGGGGCCTGCGCGGGCCTGCTGGCGCTGGCGGGCCTGGCCCTGGTACGCGTGGGACGCAGCCCGATGGCGCTCCCCCTGTCGGTGCTGTGCATCGCGCTGTCCACGTGGAACTTCGCCGACTTCGCGCTGGCGCACTCGGGCGAGGCGGGCTGGCGCCTCATCGCCACGGGCGCGGCGCTGATGAGCGCTCCGTCGGCCATGCACTTCATCCTCTCCTTCGTGGGCGAGCGGCGCCGGTTGTCCGCGGTGATGTTCTCCGCGTACGGCGTCTTCGGTGTGCTGGCGATCACCACCCTGGTGGGGCTGGGCTCGGCGCGAGTGGCCGCGGCGGTGGCCTCGCGGGGCTTCGCCGTGGCGGTGCTGGCGCTCAGCGCGCCGCTGCTGCTCGGTGGCTTCGGATTGCTCACCTGGCACCTGCGCCGCGAGGTCCGCTCCACCGAGCGCACCCGGGCGGGGCTGCTCCTCACGGGACTGGCGCTGCTGGTGACGCTGCTGGGCACGGACCTCGTGGCGGTGCTGGGCACGGACGTGCCGCGCCTGGGCAACCTGGGCACGCTGCTGGGCCTGCCGGCGATCGCCGTGGTGGCGCTGCGCCTGCGCCTCTTCGGGAGGGAGCTCTCCAACGTCCACGCGATGTACGCGCTGCTGCTGGCGCTGATGGGCGTGCTGTCCTACCTGGCCGTCTTCCAGATGTTCGCCGCGCAGTACGGCGCGCTGGTGGTGGGGACGGCGGCCATCACCCTGGCGCTGCTGGCCATCACCCGCCGGGGCGTCATCGCCTTCGTCGCCCAGCGCGAGCGGCTGGAGCAGATGGCCACCCTGGGCCGCTTCTCGGCGCAGATGGCGCACGACCTGAAGAACCCCATCGCCGCGCTCAAGGGAGCCGCGCAGTACCTCAAGGTGGAGCACGCGCAGGGGCGGCCCTGGGACGACAAGGGCGAGTTCCTGGACCTCTTGCTGGAGCAGGTGGAGCGGTTGGACCGCGTGGTGAGCACCTACCAGCGCCTGGGCCGGGTGGAGCCGCTCATGCAGCCGCTGGATATGAACCAACTGGTGGCGAGCGTGCTGTCCCTGCAGACCTTCACCGGCCGCCCCGAGGTGGAGCTCCGGCGCGAGCTGACGGTGGACCTGCCGCGCTGCGCGGGGGATTGGGATCTGCTGGCCAACGCGCTGGAGAACCTGGTGCGCAACGCCTTCGAGGCCATGCCGCGCGGGGGCACCCTCACCCTGCGGACGCGGCTCGAGGGGACGGGGGTGGAGCTCAGCGTGGAGGACACCGGCGAGGGCATGAACGTGCGCACGCGCGAGCGGGCCTTCGACGACTTCTACACCACCAAGGCCACGGGGAGCGGATTGGGGCTGGCCTTCGTACGGCGGGTGGTGGAGGCCCACGGGGGACAGGTGACGCTGACGAGCCACGAGGGACGTGGCACCACGGTGACGCTGCGCCTGCCTGCGTCCGACGAGTGCGCGGGGGCGCTCCTCGAGCGGGAAGCGGAGCCCTGGCCGGGCTGA
- a CDS encoding FrgA protein, whose product MPAHLAHTLIAHGLLPQDKAEEALRHQAAQGGAIDTALLERRLLPEAQVLHALGEASALRPVNLADFEPNADVASFIPPKIADRLCVVPLSLDGNTLHVACGYPVPMKELEEVGFLLGKPLELWVATEVRVREWISVIYRQPLAPRYAALLASLDPERPQPVPPAQPAPAPAPAPRPAVDESAALTLEMVERLARSVAAEPIPIERTPAAPPAQPQPQVQPQRGPAAPPAPAPHAAPAQPPRPAGPPAPTAPAAQPSAPVREPLRLNMPEPARPAAPAPQAPAQPAPVARPAAPPQAQQPAPVARPAAPAPQAPAQPAAPAATRPPVQPQAQATAVQAPVPQPVAQSGPQARPRLEPRAPEVAAPQSARDEVPDWTLAQARAALKESTRDRDRLIDTALRFGRRTFDYVAAFAVLRGAAVGWDSRGDGLGSDKLSQVSIPLDASSVFRTVAITRGSYAGPMPPDSLTKHYLELFGRQPPRTLFLYPVEVRGRLVAVIYGDCGQKPISQRRLSDFILFCQDMPGAFQELILFRKQRLGELRNVLDFDVDVDEPAANTGAAPSTPAPNMAAGLGWSPFVTRSANVLGRAAAMAPLVMSQEERPPPDFGPLLKRLTGPDANQRANAMAELARSPEASARVLATHFPGPTAWSRLPVVELPEADELGPIPGALSRLGRPAAQALAPLLDSSDPDTRYFALLTAGSLPYVELVDGVLRGLFDYEPDISSAARVAAAALKHLPRLDAARKELRQELTSRDALRRSLAARALGTLHDREAIEGLIHLTAGDDEMCAQAASEALREVTRATFGLDTRAWTAWWAENRQRRRADWLVSALRHPELDIRLAASEELSRALNDALGYYADAPEPEREAAVRRWEAAVADPSRARRLALL is encoded by the coding sequence ATGCCTGCCCATCTTGCACACACCCTGATCGCGCATGGCCTCCTCCCCCAGGACAAGGCCGAGGAAGCCTTACGGCATCAGGCGGCGCAGGGTGGCGCCATCGACACCGCGCTCCTCGAGCGCCGGCTCCTGCCCGAAGCCCAGGTCCTGCACGCGCTCGGAGAGGCCTCCGCGCTGCGTCCGGTCAACCTCGCCGATTTCGAGCCCAACGCGGACGTCGCCTCCTTCATCCCTCCGAAGATCGCCGACCGGCTGTGCGTGGTGCCGCTGTCGCTCGACGGCAACACCCTCCACGTGGCCTGCGGCTACCCGGTGCCGATGAAGGAGCTGGAGGAGGTGGGCTTCCTGCTCGGCAAGCCGCTCGAGCTCTGGGTGGCCACCGAGGTCCGCGTCCGCGAGTGGATCTCCGTCATCTACCGGCAGCCGCTCGCGCCGCGCTACGCCGCCCTCCTCGCCTCGCTCGACCCCGAGCGGCCCCAGCCCGTCCCTCCCGCGCAGCCCGCCCCCGCCCCGGCTCCCGCGCCCAGGCCCGCGGTCGATGAATCCGCGGCCCTCACCCTGGAGATGGTGGAGCGACTGGCGCGCTCCGTGGCCGCCGAGCCCATCCCCATCGAGAGGACGCCCGCCGCGCCGCCCGCGCAGCCCCAACCCCAGGTTCAGCCTCAGCGAGGCCCCGCCGCACCTCCGGCTCCGGCCCCCCACGCCGCGCCCGCGCAGCCTCCGCGTCCCGCCGGTCCCCCCGCGCCCACGGCTCCCGCGGCACAGCCCTCGGCGCCCGTCCGCGAGCCGCTGCGGCTGAACATGCCCGAGCCCGCGCGCCCCGCGGCTCCGGCTCCGCAAGCACCCGCGCAGCCCGCGCCCGTCGCTCGCCCCGCGGCTCCGCCCCAGGCCCAGCAGCCCGCGCCCGTCGCGCGCCCCGCGGCTCCGGCTCCGCAAGCACCCGCGCAGCCCGCCGCTCCGGCCGCCACGCGTCCTCCAGTACAACCCCAGGCGCAGGCCACCGCGGTACAGGCGCCCGTGCCGCAGCCCGTCGCCCAGAGCGGGCCGCAGGCGCGCCCGCGGCTCGAGCCCCGCGCTCCAGAGGTCGCCGCGCCGCAGTCCGCTCGCGACGAGGTACCCGACTGGACGCTCGCGCAGGCACGCGCCGCCCTCAAGGAGTCCACGAGGGATCGCGATCGGCTCATCGACACCGCCCTGCGCTTCGGGCGCCGCACCTTCGACTACGTGGCCGCCTTCGCCGTGCTGCGCGGCGCGGCCGTGGGCTGGGACTCGCGTGGCGACGGCCTGGGCAGCGACAAGCTCTCGCAGGTCTCCATCCCGCTCGACGCCTCCAGCGTCTTCCGCACCGTGGCCATCACCCGCGGCAGCTACGCGGGTCCCATGCCGCCCGACAGCCTGACGAAGCACTACCTGGAGCTGTTCGGCCGGCAGCCGCCCCGCACCCTCTTTCTCTACCCGGTGGAGGTGCGCGGCCGGCTCGTGGCCGTCATCTATGGAGACTGCGGCCAGAAGCCCATCAGCCAGCGCCGCCTCTCCGACTTCATCCTGTTCTGCCAGGACATGCCCGGTGCATTCCAGGAGCTCATCCTCTTCCGCAAGCAGCGCCTGGGCGAGCTGCGCAACGTCCTGGACTTCGACGTGGACGTGGACGAGCCCGCCGCCAACACCGGCGCGGCCCCGAGCACCCCGGCCCCCAACATGGCCGCGGGCCTGGGGTGGAGCCCCTTCGTCACCCGCTCCGCCAACGTGCTGGGCCGCGCCGCCGCCATGGCCCCGCTCGTGATGTCCCAGGAGGAGCGCCCGCCTCCGGACTTCGGCCCCCTCCTCAAGCGCCTCACCGGCCCGGACGCCAACCAGCGCGCGAACGCCATGGCCGAGCTGGCGCGCTCGCCCGAGGCCAGTGCCCGGGTGCTCGCCACCCACTTCCCCGGCCCCACCGCGTGGAGCCGCCTGCCCGTGGTGGAGCTGCCCGAGGCCGATGAGCTGGGCCCCATCCCCGGCGCCCTCTCGCGGCTCGGCCGGCCCGCGGCCCAGGCCCTGGCGCCCCTGCTGGACTCGAGCGATCCGGACACGCGCTACTTCGCGCTCCTCACCGCCGGCAGCCTCCCCTACGTGGAGCTGGTGGACGGCGTGCTGCGCGGCCTCTTCGACTACGAGCCGGACATCTCCAGCGCCGCGCGCGTGGCCGCCGCCGCCCTCAAGCACCTGCCCCGCCTGGACGCGGCCCGGAAGGAGCTGCGCCAGGAGCTCACCAGCCGGGACGCGCTGCGCCGCTCGCTGGCCGCCCGCGCCCTGGGCACGTTGCACGATCGCGAGGCCATCGAGGGCCTCATCCACCTCACCGCGGGCGACGACGAGATGTGCGCCCAGGCCGCCTCCGAGGCGCTGCGCGAGGTGACGCGCGCCACGTTCGGCCTGGACACGCGCGCGTGGACGGCCTGGTGGGCGGAGAACCGGCAGCGCCGCCGCGCGGACTGGCTCGTCTCCGCGCTGCGCCACCCGGAGCTGGACATCCGCCTGGCCGCCAGCGAGGAGCTCAGCCGCGCGCTCAACGACGCGCTCGGCTACTACGCCGACGCGCCCGAGCCCGAGCGCGAAGCCGCCGTGCGCCGGTGGGAGGCCGCGGTGGCGGATCCCTCCCGGGCACGTCGGCTGGCCCTGCTCTGA
- a CDS encoding 3-oxoacyl-ACP synthase III family protein has translation MKTVRVAGAGAFVPSRSISNERIAAAFPGWSAERILEKTGIRERRYLWDIDARGHAIAPPERDLPIYPASNTDMCEVALRRALEQSGVDARELDALFLVTCSPDELNFNHDAMALHQRLGCRADTFALVIDDGCGGTPYILDMVCKMMQGHRFKTVAVVASSLLSPQLHPDVYTAEVVPAPGRKPLNAYLSVYVFGDGAGAVVLRADGREGEGILATMSGNAHAELVIRRGGGMLRLPYQGRARPADMAFVVDGPRVARGYSTYMKQCLEAVLADRPELCSEVKRYYFHQPNKRLMEHFIQTAGLPHERVAMNVDRYGNTSAAGKLILLAEDLEAGRVRLGSGDLVLLAAVGANVHYGAQLIRL, from the coding sequence ATGAAGACTGTTCGCGTTGCAGGCGCTGGTGCTTTCGTTCCTTCTCGGTCCATCAGCAACGAGCGGATCGCCGCGGCTTTTCCGGGCTGGTCCGCTGAGCGGATTCTCGAGAAGACGGGCATCCGCGAGCGGCGCTACCTGTGGGACATCGACGCGCGGGGTCATGCCATCGCTCCGCCCGAGAGAGATCTCCCCATCTACCCGGCCTCCAATACCGACATGTGCGAGGTCGCCCTGCGCCGGGCGCTGGAGCAGTCGGGCGTGGACGCCCGGGAACTGGACGCGCTCTTCCTCGTCACCTGCTCGCCGGACGAGCTGAACTTCAACCATGACGCGATGGCGTTGCACCAGCGGTTGGGCTGCCGTGCCGACACCTTCGCGCTGGTGATAGACGATGGCTGCGGCGGCACGCCCTACATCCTCGACATGGTGTGCAAGATGATGCAGGGCCACCGTTTCAAGACGGTGGCCGTGGTGGCGTCCTCGTTGCTCTCACCGCAGCTCCACCCGGACGTCTACACCGCCGAGGTCGTCCCGGCCCCGGGGCGCAAGCCGCTCAACGCCTATCTCTCCGTCTATGTATTCGGGGATGGGGCGGGCGCGGTGGTGTTGCGGGCGGACGGCAGGGAGGGAGAGGGCATCCTCGCGACCATGTCCGGCAACGCCCACGCGGAGCTGGTGATTCGTCGGGGCGGGGGGATGCTGCGGCTGCCGTACCAGGGGCGGGCGCGGCCGGCGGACATGGCCTTCGTGGTGGACGGGCCTCGGGTGGCGAGGGGCTACTCCACCTATATGAAGCAGTGCCTCGAGGCGGTGCTCGCCGACCGGCCCGAGCTGTGCTCCGAGGTGAAGCGCTATTACTTCCACCAGCCCAACAAGCGGTTGATGGAGCACTTCATCCAGACGGCGGGTCTGCCCCACGAGCGCGTGGCCATGAACGTGGACCGCTACGGCAACACCTCCGCGGCCGGGAAGCTGATCCTTCTGGCCGAGGACCTGGAGGCGGGCCGGGTACGTCTGGGCAGTGGAGACCTGGTGCTGTTGGCCGCGGTGGGCGCGAATGTCCACTACGGGGCGCAGTTGATCCGGTTGTAG